One part of the Humulus lupulus chromosome 9, drHumLupu1.1, whole genome shotgun sequence genome encodes these proteins:
- the LOC133799616 gene encoding uncharacterized protein LOC133799616, whose product MACNIGGDYIYIFSLDASECVTTSYYVARVSGIYGSDNKLLSMVCERVKLVDSVFVIGSIITRKMVSGCSSTSLVASPKKQSINEVKSLDIPSLRLILMENEHFTSPVSVAYRIQVLRNIRSLLCYEDLEASTASCSSHLLKLIDLAKSSGQLIHFLLQRRVQTNKENELWFDIDSQLVRFSMHEFVLISGFNCGKSNDPNLSSLRKSNRLKKEYFMDIEGHINLTDLETMFVDMSEENLVGELKKKKKYIKKNRDHLRLALLYCLEGVMLAHELPQPIGEENMGIVEDFDVFNKYPWGRLCYNLTLDGLKTNLKKKFVKYQNKVWIYEAIFLLGNLFANQKEGNVTPRCLHWEAKEPDYKKISQALKLAHGKIGVHNILHASELEKCQPYMKDFELLNDKVNDLIDTFVKKLKVCSPILSEYNKEEEKVDVPDDKKCALQLQMSIQIRIRAM is encoded by the exons ATGGCTTGTAACATAGGTGGggattatatttatatttttagccTTGATGCTTCAGAGTGTGTTACAACCAGCTATTATGTTGCAAGAGTTTCAG GAATATATGGTAGTGACAATAAGCTTTTGAGCATGGTTTGTGAACGGGTTAAATTGGTTGACTCAGTTTTTGTAATAG GTAGTATTATTACAAGAAAAATGGTGTCTGGATGTTCAAGCACTTCATTAGTGGCATCTCCTAAAAAACAATCAATAAATGAA GTGAAATCTTTAGACATACCATCACTAAGACTGATATTGATGGAGAATGAACATTTTACAAGTCCTGTATCTGTAGCCTACAGGATACAAGTGTTGAGGAATATACGATCACTACTTTGTTATGAAGATTTGGAAGCATCCACAGCTTCTTGTTCTAGCCATCTTCTTAAACTAATCGATCTAGCGAAGAGTAGTGGGCAGTTGATACATTTTCTTTTACAGAGGCGGGTACaaactaataaagaaaatgagTTATGGTTTGATATTGATAGTCAGCTTGTTAGGTTTTCAATGCACGAGTTTGTATTGATTAGTGGCTTTAATTGCGGAAAATCCAATGACCCAAACTTGAGTAGTCTAAGAAAGAGTAATAGGCTTAAAAAAGAGTATTTTATGGACATAGAAGGACACATTAATCTTACAGATTTGGAAACTATGTTTGTGGATATGAGTGAAGAAAATCTAGTAGGGGagttgaaaaaaaagaagaaatacaTAAAGAAAAATCGGGATCATTTGAGACTTGCTTTGCTTTATTGTTTGGAAGGAGTAATGCTTGCACATGAGCTTCCACAACCTATAGGGGAGGAAAACATGGGTATTGTTGAGGACTTTGATGTCTTTAACAAATATCCATGGGGTAGGTTATGCTATAATCTCACATTAGATGGTTTAAAGACGAATTTGAAGAAAAAGTTCGTTAAGTACCAAAATAAG GTTTGGATTTATGAAGCAATATTTTTACTTGGAAATTTATTTGCAAACCAAAAAGAAGGAAATGTGACTCCTCGTTGCTTACATTGGGAAGCAAAAGAGCCTGACTACAAAAAGATTAGTCAGGCATTGAAGCTTGCTCATGGAAAA ATTGGCGTACATAATATCCTCCATGCTTCTGAGTTAGAGAAGTGCCAACCATACATGAAGGATTTTGAGTTATTGAATGATAAAGTCAATGACTTGATTGATACCTTTGTTAAAAAACTTAAGGTTTGCAGTCCTATTTTGAGTGAATACAATAAGGAAGAAGAGAAGGTTGATGTTCCAGATGATAAAAAATGTGCCCTTCAGCTTCAAATGTCAATCCAAATCAGAATTCGGGCAATGTGA
- the LOC133799617 gene encoding uncharacterized protein LOC133799617, whose amino-acid sequence MNKNLGVKRSYWKARKCAHELIRGSAANSYPKLPSYLYMVQKSNPGTYTRLIVDEEQKFKYLFLFLGVSIRGFRYMRKVISIDGTHLKNQFGGNLLIATTQDGNFQIYHLAFGIVDSENDASWNWFLTCLRDQVPNTTDLVFISDRHKSIIKGVRNVYKNAYHGACMWHLGQNIKTKFSGKGLKKLFEKTAKAYRVSEFTKLFAEISTKNPSLVTYLKNASFESWSRCHFHGNRYNIMTTKNSESLNQVFREAREWPIIPLLEEIITTLSRWFYERRTNVNSCPTPLTIDAEDIMRQRYEQSRYMRVTPINLSELHVKGEPLDGLVNIEEHSCTCQEFDIDKIPCIHGITAAMHRGVDVYCLCSKFYTTEFWRMAYAESIYPLPPEIEWLLPEEVKSQVVIKPVKLIPPGRPKNKQIPSRGEFPKEKSNSAPESSSKKVKGKVSDVDGGKKQRKCSNCGCYGTAKPHARSCPSIESFRQAVEILDKLSKALDRQSKF is encoded by the exons ATGAACAAGAATCTTGGTGTAAAGCGTAGTTATTGGAAGGCAAGAAAGTGCGCACATGAACTTATAAGGGGTTCAGCAGCAAACAGTTATCCAAAACTCCCCTCTTACTTGtacatggtccaaaagtctaATCCTGGTACGTACACTAGATTAATTGTTGATGAAGAACAgaaattcaaatatttatttttgtttttgggaGTATCCATTAGAGGTTTTCGTTACATGAGAAAAGTTATATCTATTGATGGAACTCATTTGAAAAACCAATTTGGAGGAAATTTACTCATTGCGACTACACAAGATGGAAATTTTCAAATTTATCATCTTGCTTTTGGTATTGTTGATTCTGAGAATGATGCATCTTGGAATTGGTTTTTGACATGCTTACGAGATCAAGTGCCTAATACTACTGATTTAGTGTTTATATCTGATAGACACAAAAGCATTATAAAGGGAGTTCGAAATGTATATAAAAATGCTTACCATGGAGCTTGTATGTGGCATCTTGGACAAAATATAAAGACAAAATTTAGTGGTAAAGGTTTGAAAAAGTTGTTTGAGAAGACGGCAAAAGCGTACAGAGTTTCAGAGTTCACAAAGTTATTTGCTGAGATTTCTACAAAAAATCCAAGTCTGGTAACATACCTGAAGAATGCATCTTTTGAAAGCTGGTCCAGATGTCATTTCCATGGTAATCGATACAACATCATGACCACCAAAAATTCTGAGTCATTGAACCAAGTTTTTAGAGAAGCTCGAGAATGGCCCATCATTCCTTTATTGGAGGAAATTATCACTACACTCTCCAGATGGTTCTATGAGAGAAGGACAAATGTAAATTCTTGTCCAACACCACTTACAATTGACGCAGAAGATATAATGAGACAAAGATATGAACAATCAAGGTACATGAGAGTTACACCCATTAATCTAAGTGAGCTCCATGTTAAAGGTGAGCCACTAGACGGTCTAGTTAATATTGAGGAACATTCTTGTACATGTCAAGAGTTTGACATTGATAAGATTCCATGTATTCATGGCATCACTGCAGCAATGCATCGTGGAGTAGATGTTTATTGTCTATGCTCAAAATTCTACACGACTGAATTTTGGAGGATGGCTTATGCAGAATCTATTTACCCTTTACCACCTGAAATAGAATGGCTTCTTCCAGAAGAGGTTAAGTCTCAAGTCGTTATCAAACCAGTTAAGTTAATTCCCCCAGGGAGACCAAAGAATAAACAAATTCCTTCAAGAGGAGAGTTTCCAAAGGAGAAGAGTAATTCTGCACCTGAATCGTCATCAAAGAAAGTAAAGGGTAAGGTTTCTGATGTTGATGGGGGAAAAAAGCAACGGAAGTGTTCCAATTGTGGATGTTATGGCACAGCAAAACCACATGCAAGAA GTTGTCCGAGTATTGAAAGCTTTAGACAGGCAGTCGAAATCTTAGACAAGCTGTCAAAAGCTTTAGACaggcagtcgaaattttag